A portion of the Bacillus sp. es.034 genome contains these proteins:
- a CDS encoding ATP-binding cassette domain-containing protein, which yields MKDISIGNKEWALEAKGLVKSFGDNRAVDGVDLYVKPGTIYGVLGPNGAGKTTTIRMIATLLKADAGTARIFGHDVLKEPQIVRQLIGVTGQYASVDESLSATENLMIFSRLLGLSRGEAKRKSAELLEEFGLTEAAKRPLKHFSGGMRRRLDLAASLIAHPPLIFLDEPTTGLDPRTRNQMWDTIRKLVKSGSTVLLTTQYLQEADELADRVAVIDHGKVVAEGTVDELKGSIGTSSLHVSIEDEQNIPGARQLVEKILNVRSAISAEGGKITAPLGNINLVTDLLIALREAGIELAEMSVQKPSLDEVFLTITSDKKDITTNHWGNKKEALG from the coding sequence ATGAAAGATATATCGATAGGAAACAAGGAATGGGCCTTGGAGGCAAAAGGGCTGGTCAAATCCTTTGGTGACAACCGGGCAGTGGATGGGGTGGATCTTTATGTGAAGCCGGGTACGATTTATGGGGTGCTTGGTCCGAATGGAGCAGGCAAGACGACCACGATCCGGATGATTGCGACGCTTCTAAAGGCAGATGCCGGGACGGCACGCATATTTGGACATGATGTGTTGAAGGAGCCTCAGATTGTACGGCAGTTAATCGGGGTCACGGGACAATATGCATCCGTGGATGAGTCTCTGAGTGCGACGGAGAACTTGATGATTTTCTCCCGATTATTAGGGTTGAGCAGGGGAGAGGCAAAACGTAAATCAGCGGAGTTATTAGAGGAGTTCGGATTAACGGAAGCAGCGAAACGGCCATTGAAGCATTTCTCAGGAGGGATGCGCCGCCGTCTGGATCTAGCCGCTAGCCTGATTGCCCACCCGCCTCTCATTTTCCTCGATGAACCGACGACGGGTCTGGATCCGCGCACGCGTAATCAGATGTGGGACACGATCCGGAAGCTTGTGAAATCCGGGTCAACGGTATTATTGACCACACAATATCTTCAAGAAGCGGATGAATTGGCGGACCGGGTTGCCGTCATCGATCATGGAAAGGTGGTGGCAGAAGGGACAGTCGATGAACTGAAAGGATCGATCGGCACTTCATCCTTACATGTCAGCATTGAGGATGAACAGAATATCCCGGGTGCACGCCAGTTAGTGGAAAAGATCTTGAATGTCCGGTCGGCCATATCCGCAGAAGGGGGCAAGATCACAGCGCCACTGGGGAATATCAACCTGGTGACAGATCTGTTGATTGCCTTGAGGGAGGCGGGTATCGAGCTTGCGGAGATGAGTGTTCAGAAGCCGTCCCTCGATGAAGTCTTCCTGACCATTACATCTGATAAGAAAGATATAACAACCAATCATTGGGGAAATAAAAAGGAGGCGTTGGGATGA
- a CDS encoding HAMP domain-containing sensor histidine kinase — protein sequence MKLPEYVKRILGMLAVVTALTVMWSLSYWITETLYDAIHTRPHEFARLLINSILGFFLFGCSVFLITQIKWVKNRQDRFLHPMIQAMKMMAEGNFNIDLSYYRNQFNDRGDHPYYKIIDSITHMADRLGEMEEMRQEFISNVSHEIQSPLASISGFAHALKNDSLNPKERERYLHIIEMESVRLSKLSDNLLKLTSLEDDHFTLDREEYRLDHQLRRIILANEPQWTEKKINMDINLEHVTVHADKDLMDQVWTNLIHNSIKFTPEQGTISIRAFAQTGGKVMVTIKDTGIGMDHDSRMHIFERFYKADESRNRHLGGSGLGLSIVKKIIDLHRGEIQVESELGRGTAMIVSCDPNQVTLNKGGEGEKDEQR from the coding sequence ATGAAGCTGCCGGAATACGTGAAGCGGATACTGGGGATGTTGGCTGTAGTGACGGCTTTGACTGTGATGTGGTCCCTTTCCTATTGGATCACAGAAACCCTTTATGACGCTATCCATACTCGTCCTCACGAATTTGCAAGACTGCTCATCAACTCCATTCTCGGGTTCTTTCTATTTGGATGCAGCGTATTTCTCATTACCCAAATCAAGTGGGTGAAAAATCGGCAAGATCGATTCCTGCATCCGATGATTCAAGCGATGAAGATGATGGCGGAGGGAAACTTCAATATTGATCTTTCGTATTACCGAAATCAATTTAATGACCGTGGGGATCATCCTTATTACAAGATCATCGACAGCATTACCCACATGGCAGATCGACTGGGCGAGATGGAAGAAATGCGTCAGGAATTCATTTCAAATGTCTCTCATGAAATTCAGTCACCCCTTGCCTCGATCAGCGGCTTTGCCCATGCGTTGAAGAACGACAGTCTCAATCCTAAGGAGAGGGAGAGGTATCTTCATATCATTGAAATGGAAAGCGTAAGACTGTCTAAATTAAGTGATAATCTATTAAAGCTGACTTCCCTTGAGGATGACCATTTCACCCTGGACCGGGAAGAATACCGACTGGATCATCAGCTTCGCCGAATCATTCTTGCCAATGAACCGCAATGGACCGAGAAAAAGATCAACATGGATATCAACCTCGAACATGTTACCGTCCATGCCGATAAGGACCTGATGGATCAGGTATGGACGAATCTCATCCATAACAGCATTAAATTCACTCCGGAACAAGGGACCATCAGCATTCGGGCATTTGCACAAACAGGTGGTAAAGTCATGGTGACCATCAAGGATACAGGAATAGGGATGGACCATGATAGCCGGATGCATATCTTTGAGAGATTTTACAAAGCGGACGAGTCCAGAAACAGGCACCTGGGAGGAAGCGGCCTTGGCCTCTCGATCGTGAAGAAAATCATCGACTTGCACAGAGGAGAGATACAGGTTGAGAGTGAATTGGGAAGAGGAACGGCCATGATCGTTTCTTGTGATCCGAATCAAGTTACTCTAAATAAAGGTGGAGAGGGCGAAAAGGATGAGCAACGTTAA
- a CDS encoding response regulator transcription factor: MVRILIVDDQELMRDGLATILDLRQEIEVAGVASNGKEAFEKAGELRPDIALMDIRMPIASGVEGTKLITTNYPDIKVLMLTTFNDSELIFEALEEGASGYLLKDMPTDAIVQAIMTVQSGGMVLPKELTADIVREMRRNQPAEQINTVPDIVKELTERELEVLNKLGLGLNNKEIAEKLYISEGTVKNHVSNLISKLELRDRTQAAIFAVRYHITHY; encoded by the coding sequence ATGGTCAGAATTTTAATTGTGGATGATCAGGAATTAATGAGGGACGGACTTGCTACGATATTAGATTTGAGACAGGAAATCGAGGTCGCAGGGGTTGCGTCGAATGGAAAGGAAGCGTTCGAGAAAGCAGGAGAGCTCCGTCCTGACATCGCACTGATGGATATCCGCATGCCAATCGCGAGCGGAGTGGAAGGAACGAAGCTTATTACCACCAACTATCCCGACATCAAGGTCCTCATGCTCACGACCTTCAATGACAGTGAGCTCATCTTTGAAGCATTGGAGGAAGGGGCAAGCGGTTACTTATTGAAGGATATGCCGACGGATGCCATCGTCCAGGCGATCATGACGGTTCAATCGGGGGGCATGGTGCTGCCGAAAGAACTGACGGCAGATATCGTAAGGGAAATGAGACGGAATCAGCCGGCAGAACAAATCAACACAGTCCCGGACATCGTGAAGGAACTGACGGAACGGGAGCTTGAGGTCCTAAATAAACTCGGCCTCGGACTGAACAACAAGGAAATTGCGGAGAAACTGTATATATCAGAAGGCACCGTAAAGAATCATGTATCCAATCTCATCAGCAAACTCGAGTTAAGGGACCGGACCCAGGCGGCTATCTTTGCCGTCCGCTATCACATCACGCATTATTAA
- a CDS encoding DUF2087 domain-containing protein, protein MELSNLFWSASLDEMKKGYMEEEDAFVCLLCGESIEKGMVYPHEDRFYLAEKYMGVHIERTHISVFDYLIGMDKKLTGLTDHQKRLLTLFYQGKNDKDIQEELEIGSASTIRHHRFALKEKERQAKTFLTMMELLKEKDENAPTFVPVHQTATMVDERYNVTQDEQDHILKKYFTDGTLTKFPPKEKQRLVVLREISKQLKKDHVYDEKELNGVLKGIYEDYVLIRRYMIEYGLLDRKSDGSQYWVKK, encoded by the coding sequence ATGGAGCTTTCCAACCTGTTTTGGAGTGCCTCTTTGGACGAAATGAAAAAAGGCTATATGGAAGAAGAGGATGCATTTGTTTGTCTTTTGTGCGGAGAGAGTATTGAAAAAGGCATGGTCTATCCACACGAAGATCGATTTTACCTGGCAGAAAAATATATGGGTGTTCATATTGAACGTACGCATATTTCTGTGTTCGATTATTTAATCGGGATGGATAAAAAGCTCACGGGTCTGACCGATCACCAAAAGCGTTTATTGACCCTCTTTTATCAAGGGAAAAATGATAAGGACATTCAGGAAGAATTGGAGATCGGAAGTGCGTCCACCATCCGTCATCACCGGTTTGCTTTAAAAGAAAAGGAGCGTCAGGCCAAGACCTTTCTGACCATGATGGAGTTACTGAAAGAAAAAGATGAGAACGCCCCGACGTTTGTACCTGTTCATCAAACCGCCACTATGGTAGACGAACGATACAACGTCACTCAGGACGAACAGGATCACATACTGAAGAAATACTTCACCGACGGGACATTGACGAAATTTCCCCCAAAGGAAAAACAAAGGCTCGTCGTCCTTCGTGAGATCTCGAAACAGTTGAAAAAAGACCATGTGTACGATGAAAAAGAATTGAACGGGGTACTAAAAGGCATTTATGAAGATTACGTTCTCATCAGAAGATACATGATTGAATACGGCTTACTCGACCGGAAATCCGACGGAAGCCAATATTGGGTAAAAAAATAA
- a CDS encoding ABC transporter ATP-binding protein: MLEVKELKKSYGKKEVVKNVSFMIEKGESFGLLGPNGAGKSTTISMICGLVPYDQGEVLVAHQSVKQFPVLVKKKIGVVPQEIALYPTMSARDNLLFWGKMYGLTGAQAKKRVEEVLEIVGLKEREKDRIETFSGGMKRRINIGAALMHEPELLIMDEPTVGIDPQSRNHILETVKALNEKGMTIIYTSHYMEEVEYLCNRVGIMDHGEVIALGTKSELCSRLTGSSFIQIKVENLSDEAMQELEKAGEIPRIAFQQEAGIIEVFAPNPQEAVASVITSAVHAGLKIESVEIKESNLETLFLQLTGRTLRD; the protein is encoded by the coding sequence ATGCTAGAAGTGAAAGAGCTGAAGAAAAGCTATGGAAAAAAAGAGGTCGTGAAGAACGTATCCTTTATGATCGAAAAGGGGGAGTCGTTCGGATTACTTGGACCGAATGGAGCGGGAAAATCCACGACGATATCCATGATTTGCGGTCTCGTGCCATATGATCAAGGGGAAGTGCTCGTTGCCCATCAATCGGTGAAACAATTTCCGGTGCTGGTAAAAAAGAAAATCGGGGTGGTCCCGCAGGAAATTGCCCTTTATCCAACCATGTCGGCAAGGGATAATCTGTTGTTCTGGGGGAAGATGTACGGTCTGACTGGAGCACAGGCAAAGAAACGGGTGGAGGAAGTACTCGAAATCGTCGGACTGAAGGAGCGGGAGAAAGACCGGATTGAAACTTTTTCAGGAGGGATGAAGCGGAGGATCAACATCGGAGCCGCCCTCATGCATGAACCCGAGCTGTTGATCATGGATGAGCCAACGGTGGGTATCGACCCACAGTCGCGCAATCACATCTTGGAAACCGTCAAAGCATTGAATGAAAAAGGCATGACCATCATCTACACGAGTCATTACATGGAGGAAGTGGAGTACCTTTGTAACCGTGTCGGCATCATGGATCATGGGGAAGTGATCGCCCTCGGGACGAAGTCGGAACTGTGCAGCCGACTAACAGGAAGCAGCTTCATTCAGATAAAGGTGGAAAATCTATCGGATGAGGCGATGCAGGAGTTGGAAAAGGCTGGGGAAATACCACGAATCGCTTTTCAACAGGAAGCCGGCATTATCGAAGTATTTGCACCAAACCCGCAGGAAGCCGTGGCCTCGGTCATCACCTCAGCCGTCCATGCGGGATTGAAGATTGAATCCGTTGAAATCAAAGAATCGAATTTGGAAACACTCTTCCTGCAGCTGACAGGACGAACGTTACGGGATTAG
- a CDS encoding ABC transporter permease, producing the protein MKQSTIHHASLSNRTSLKQTVMNSLTMAFRGLLKIRRTPEQLFDVTLQPIIFTLMFTYMFGGAISGDVQSYLPVIIPGILVQTVITTSIVTGVQLREDMDKGVFDRFKSLPIARIAPLAGALLADTIRYTIATVLTFSMGYIMGYRPEAGFGFVILAGLLVIACSWAISWIFAFFGVISRTASSVQGISMLVLFPLTFLSNAFVPAETLPNWLQWFVKFNPISHLVTAVRELTNAGTVGWDLTISLLGAVLIVAVFAPITVKAYMKQT; encoded by the coding sequence ATGAAGCAGTCTACAATTCACCATGCAAGCTTAAGTAACCGTACCAGTTTGAAGCAAACGGTAATGAATTCATTAACCATGGCGTTTCGAGGATTATTAAAGATACGTCGTACACCAGAGCAGTTATTTGATGTGACGCTGCAGCCGATTATCTTCACCCTTATGTTTACGTATATGTTTGGAGGGGCGATTTCCGGGGATGTGCAGAGCTATTTACCTGTCATCATCCCGGGAATTCTTGTCCAGACGGTCATCACCACCTCTATCGTGACAGGTGTCCAGCTAAGGGAGGACATGGATAAGGGAGTGTTTGACCGGTTCAAGTCACTGCCGATAGCGCGGATCGCTCCCCTCGCCGGAGCACTGCTGGCCGATACAATCCGATACACGATTGCAACAGTCCTGACATTCTCGATGGGGTATATCATGGGATATCGCCCGGAAGCGGGATTTGGATTCGTGATTCTTGCCGGACTCCTGGTCATTGCCTGTTCATGGGCGATCAGCTGGATCTTTGCCTTCTTTGGAGTCATTTCGAGAACCGCTTCGAGTGTTCAGGGGATCTCCATGCTTGTCCTGTTCCCACTCACATTTCTCTCGAATGCATTCGTACCTGCGGAAACATTGCCGAATTGGCTCCAGTGGTTTGTCAAATTCAATCCGATATCGCATCTTGTCACTGCTGTCAGGGAACTGACAAACGCAGGGACCGTAGGCTGGGACCTGACCATTTCCCTTCTTGGTGCTGTATTGATTGTAGCAGTCTTTGCTCCCATTACGGTGAAGGCCTATATGAAGCAGACTTGA
- a CDS encoding response regulator transcription factor, with amino-acid sequence MAKILIVDDDSHIRELVRVLLTKEGIFIQEAGDGEEALAILGSTKMDLIILDIMMPNMDGWTFCKEVRTYYSENIPILMLTAKGETAQKVKGFDLGTDDYMVKPFAPAELTARVKALLKRSQVSIANRIELDGVVIDRESYKVLIKDRDITLPLKEFELLFKLALNEGKTFSREQLIEDIWGYDYEGDERTVDVHIKRLRQRFNGVHCPFKITTIRGLGYRLEVHE; translated from the coding sequence GTGGCCAAAATATTGATCGTAGATGACGACTCGCATATCCGGGAATTAGTTCGTGTCCTCCTTACGAAAGAGGGGATTTTCATACAAGAAGCGGGAGATGGAGAGGAGGCGCTTGCTATCCTTGGTTCTACGAAAATGGATCTGATCATCCTCGATATCATGATGCCGAATATGGATGGCTGGACGTTTTGTAAAGAGGTCAGAACCTATTATTCCGAGAACATCCCGATTTTGATGTTGACGGCAAAAGGGGAAACCGCCCAGAAAGTGAAAGGATTTGACCTCGGGACAGACGACTATATGGTGAAACCGTTCGCACCCGCTGAACTGACAGCAAGGGTAAAAGCCCTTCTCAAACGATCACAGGTCTCCATTGCGAACCGGATCGAATTAGACGGAGTGGTGATTGATCGTGAATCATATAAAGTATTGATTAAAGATCGGGATATCACATTGCCTCTTAAAGAGTTTGAACTATTATTCAAGCTTGCCCTCAATGAGGGAAAGACTTTTTCAAGAGAGCAGTTGATTGAAGATATTTGGGGATACGATTATGAAGGGGATGAAAGGACAGTTGATGTTCACATCAAGCGTCTTCGTCAGCGATTTAACGGGGTTCACTGTCCGTTTAAAATCACCACGATACGGGGTCTCGGGTACCGGTTGGAGGTCCACGAATGA
- a CDS encoding N-acetyltransferase — translation MSNVKKIPCENITEDLIEEYENKGFELVSQEYVMEHSLIDIPQIEPPFPLTVISWSTALERGFYEVYQASFKDRPGFPGWSMEKWVEWVSTGGDFLRERSYLATVNNESVGFITAGKESDKIGFIIQVGVIPEWRGKGIAAILTCKCLEAFRLDGMISAILHVNQNNPRAIKLYESLGFKIACKRGTFEKKDD, via the coding sequence ATGAGCAACGTTAAAAAAATACCATGTGAAAATATTACAGAGGACCTCATTGAAGAATATGAAAATAAGGGGTTTGAACTGGTTTCCCAAGAATACGTGATGGAGCACTCCTTAATAGACATTCCTCAGATTGAACCCCCTTTTCCTTTGACTGTCATAAGTTGGTCAACGGCGTTGGAAAGAGGTTTCTATGAAGTCTATCAGGCTTCCTTCAAGGACCGACCAGGTTTTCCTGGCTGGTCGATGGAAAAATGGGTGGAATGGGTATCCACCGGTGGAGATTTTCTGCGAGAGCGATCCTATTTAGCAACCGTAAATAACGAGTCGGTAGGATTCATCACCGCTGGTAAAGAATCCGACAAGATTGGTTTTATCATTCAAGTGGGAGTGATTCCGGAGTGGCGGGGGAAGGGAATTGCTGCGATACTGACATGCAAATGCCTGGAGGCTTTTCGTTTAGATGGCATGATATCCGCCATACTTCATGTGAATCAAAACAATCCAAGAGCCATAAAGCTATATGAATCGTTAGGATTTAAGATAGCTTGTAAAAGGGGTACGTTTGAAAAGAAAGATGATTGA
- a CDS encoding sensor histidine kinase: MKLTFLSILRLIMFTMISYIYYSSVGTPSTAQIIYVIAAGIGFILNHFLMASTRNQTYYPLAIDFILITGFVYFYPGSSLYLILFGVNAVTLFLSAKDKRVLWGFSVAFFIIWFCSMYYTYQVTGTFSFLENLINFSLIVFEAVVGRLIHKLFHARAKIETQYGELQETHTALTAAHEQLHHYSKQVEELTLIRERNRISGEIHDTVGHKMTALLVQLQVAKELMDSRPDMSKQKMELCEDLARETLQEIRLSVRTLKDHDQPQSFVTTVRKLLEDYQKMTGLTSRFTVKGDVSTIPISIQLSLTRVIQESITNAVRHGQAKECSVVLDVSESKIQISIQDDGKGSADINPGFGLKNMRDRIHEHGGTTVFESTKEGFRVKAMVPLIEMKWQMGGS, from the coding sequence ATGAAACTGACATTCCTAAGCATTCTCCGCCTGATCATGTTCACCATGATCAGTTACATCTATTATTCTTCTGTTGGAACCCCATCGACTGCTCAAATTATTTATGTGATCGCAGCGGGAATCGGATTCATATTGAATCATTTTCTTATGGCGTCCACCCGGAATCAAACCTATTATCCTCTTGCCATCGATTTCATCCTGATTACGGGGTTTGTCTACTTTTATCCTGGATCTTCCCTTTATTTAATCTTATTCGGGGTAAATGCAGTGACGTTGTTTTTGTCTGCTAAAGACAAACGGGTCCTTTGGGGATTCAGCGTAGCCTTTTTCATCATTTGGTTCTGCTCTATGTACTATACTTATCAAGTGACAGGTACTTTTTCCTTTTTAGAAAATCTCATCAATTTCAGCTTAATCGTATTCGAAGCAGTTGTCGGTCGGCTTATACATAAACTGTTCCATGCACGGGCCAAAATCGAAACCCAGTACGGTGAGCTACAGGAGACCCATACGGCGTTGACCGCGGCTCACGAGCAGCTGCATCATTACTCAAAGCAAGTGGAGGAGTTGACCTTGATCCGGGAACGGAACCGGATCTCAGGGGAAATCCATGATACGGTCGGCCATAAAATGACAGCGCTCCTCGTTCAGCTTCAGGTAGCAAAGGAGCTGATGGATTCACGTCCTGACATGAGCAAACAAAAGATGGAGCTCTGTGAAGACCTGGCGAGGGAGACCCTTCAGGAAATCCGCCTGTCGGTCAGGACCTTGAAAGATCACGATCAACCCCAGTCCTTCGTCACGACGGTACGCAAATTGTTGGAGGATTATCAGAAGATGACAGGTCTCACCTCAAGGTTCACGGTCAAAGGGGATGTGTCAACCATCCCGATTTCCATCCAGCTCAGCCTGACAAGGGTCATCCAGGAATCGATTACCAATGCCGTACGTCACGGTCAGGCAAAAGAATGCAGCGTCGTGCTCGACGTTTCCGAGTCCAAGATCCAAATCAGCATTCAGGATGACGGAAAAGGGTCGGCGGACATCAATCCCGGATTCGGCTTGAAGAATATGAGGGACAGAATCCATGAACATGGAGGGACCACCGTATTTGAAAGCACGAAAGAAGGCTTCCGTGTGAAAGCAATGGTGCCGTTAATAGAGATGAAATGGCAAATGGGGGGATCATAA
- a CDS encoding GIY-YIG nuclease family protein codes for MDRKRELKQQYKETPVEAGVFQITNMQNNKIYIGSTKNLKTLNGIKFMLENNGFTTSKALQTAWKEFGKDAFTFEVLEKLKKNDDPFVTEKEALAELEEKWLEKVRPYGEQGYN; via the coding sequence ATGGATCGAAAACGGGAGTTAAAACAACAATACAAAGAAACACCGGTTGAAGCAGGGGTCTTTCAAATTACAAACATGCAAAACAATAAAATTTATATCGGAAGCACGAAGAACTTGAAGACCTTGAACGGGATTAAGTTCATGCTCGAAAACAATGGATTCACTACCAGTAAAGCGTTACAAACGGCATGGAAAGAGTTTGGCAAAGACGCTTTTACCTTTGAGGTGCTGGAGAAATTGAAAAAGAATGATGATCCATTTGTTACGGAGAAAGAAGCTCTGGCTGAGCTGGAGGAAAAGTGGTTGGAGAAAGTGCGGCCTTATGGGGAACAGGGATATAATTAG
- a CDS encoding type II CAAX endopeptidase family protein, translating to MLNSSSAHKPIPVTADASTIRFKALLIYVAILALPGYFINQLPLQNYDGLKGLIWFLYFMAVTLGYKNIRTFISPLMKVEVFKKPGTYLWIFLTFMLPYVLLHLCLHFEVLLDKYYIFYYNNHMFHASSWGETVDVAVLTPISEEIVFRGILLTVLLKFVKPFWAVGITSILFGLIHPSEIWMFTVLAGFLLTLTAYKTKSILPAMVAHSLWNLYMVQLFQYF from the coding sequence ATGCTAAACAGTTCATCTGCACATAAACCAATACCTGTTACGGCAGATGCATCGACCATTAGATTTAAAGCGCTATTAATCTATGTGGCCATATTGGCTCTCCCAGGTTATTTCATCAATCAACTGCCTCTTCAAAATTATGACGGACTGAAAGGTCTCATTTGGTTTTTGTATTTTATGGCCGTCACGCTGGGTTATAAGAATATCAGGACGTTCATCTCGCCCCTCATGAAAGTGGAAGTCTTTAAGAAACCAGGAACCTACCTATGGATTTTTCTCACCTTTATGCTTCCTTACGTATTATTGCACCTATGTCTCCATTTTGAAGTATTGCTCGACAAATATTATATTTTTTACTACAACAATCATATGTTCCATGCAAGCAGCTGGGGAGAGACGGTCGATGTGGCTGTCCTCACACCGATCTCGGAAGAAATTGTATTCAGGGGCATTTTGTTGACGGTCCTTTTAAAATTCGTAAAGCCATTTTGGGCAGTCGGCATTACATCGATCTTATTTGGACTCATCCACCCATCGGAGATTTGGATGTTCACTGTACTCGCTGGTTTCCTTTTAACGCTGACGGCTTATAAAACCAAATCGATCCTGCCGGCGATGGTGGCTCATTCATTGTGGAATCTATATATGGTGCAGTTGTTTCAATATTTTTAA
- a CDS encoding nucleotidyltransferase domain-containing protein, with protein MKEKIIDVIKQIEIDHGVKILFACESGSRAWGFPSKESDYDVRFIYIHQPEWYLSIDRKRDVIEIPAMGSVSIPVDPLLDMSGWELTKALRLFRKSNPSLLEWLQSTIVYYKSYSTIDQMKELEQKIFSPVSCMHHYLSMAKGNFRDDVQGVQGEEVKIKKYLNVLRPLLAAKWIEKYDSIPPLEFQELVEELVPAGEWKDSIAKLLKRKRAGEEIFVETKIDTINEYLHKEIEHLEAYVKSLNKDTPDPTAELDMLFRGALREVWMELGKR; from the coding sequence TTGAAAGAAAAAATCATCGACGTCATCAAACAAATTGAAATTGATCATGGTGTGAAAATTCTATTCGCCTGCGAATCAGGAAGCAGGGCGTGGGGCTTTCCTTCAAAGGAAAGCGACTATGATGTCCGCTTCATTTATATTCATCAGCCGGAATGGTATTTGTCCATTGATCGGAAAAGGGATGTGATTGAAATTCCTGCAATGGGTTCAGTTTCCATTCCTGTGGACCCGTTGTTGGATATGAGTGGGTGGGAGCTGACGAAGGCATTGAGATTATTCAGGAAATCGAATCCTTCTCTTCTCGAGTGGCTCCAATCAACGATTGTCTACTACAAGTCTTATTCCACGATTGATCAAATGAAGGAACTGGAGCAGAAGATCTTTTCCCCCGTTTCCTGTATGCATCATTATTTGAGCATGGCGAAGGGCAATTTCCGGGATGATGTTCAGGGTGTTCAGGGAGAGGAAGTCAAGATCAAAAAGTATTTGAATGTACTTCGTCCCCTGCTGGCCGCCAAATGGATCGAGAAATATGATTCAATCCCGCCGCTTGAATTTCAAGAGCTGGTTGAAGAACTGGTGCCAGCGGGGGAATGGAAAGATTCGATCGCAAAATTGTTAAAACGGAAGAGAGCGGGAGAAGAAATATTTGTTGAAACGAAGATCGATACCATCAATGAGTATCTTCATAAAGAGATTGAACATTTGGAAGCGTATGTGAAGTCGTTAAATAAAGACACTCCTGATCCAACGGCTGAATTGGACATGTTGTTCAGAGGTGCGTTGAGGGAAGTGTGGATGGAGTTGGGAAAACGGTAA